The Achromobacter spanius genome includes the window AGTCGGTGCTGGTGATGTTGACGGTGGCGCTGATCGCGTTCTCCATGTTCCGCTACGTAGGCGACCCCATCGCCAGCATGGTCGGCCAGGACACCACGCCTGAACAACGCGCGGAATTGCGCGTGCGGCTCGGCCTGGACGACCCCTTCGTGGTGCAATTCGCGCGCTTCGTCGGCAACGCGGTGCAGGGCGACTTCGGTATCTCGTACCGGCAGCGCCGGCCCGTCAGCGAGCTGCTTGAAGAACGCATGCCCGCCACCCTGGAACTGTCGTTCGTATCCGCCGTGATGGCCCTGGCGCTGGGCATTCCCATGGGCATCTACACGGCGCTGCGGCGTCACGGCGTGGTGTCCAAGGCCTTCATGGCGCTGTCCCTGGCCGGCATTTCGCTGCCCACCTTCCTGATCGGCATCCTGCTTATCCTGGTGTTTGGCGTGCAGCTTCGATGGCTGCCCAGCTTCGGGCGCGGCGATGTCGTCAGCCTGGGATGGTGGACCACGGGGTTCCTGACCAAATCCGGATGGCTGGCGCTCATCATGCCCGCCATCACGCTGGCGCTGTTCCAGATGACCTTGATCATGCGGCTGGTGCGCGCCGAGATGCTGGAAGTGCTGCGCGCCGACTTCATCAAGTTCGCGCGCGCCCGCGGCCTGCCGGAAAGGCTGATCAATTTTCGCCACGCGCTGAAGAACACGATGGTGCCCGTCATCACCATCACGGGCCTGCAACTGGGTTCCATCATCGCGTTCGCCATCATCACCGAAACCGTGTTCCAGTGGCCCGGCATGGGCCTCTTGTTCATCCAGGCGATCAGCATGGTCGACATCCCCGTCATGGCGGCCTACCTGGTGCTGATCGCCTTCATGTTCGTGGTCATCAACCTGGTCGTCGACCTGCTGTACTTCGCCGTGGACCCGCGTCTGCGCGTGCAGAGCAAGTAAAGGAATCAACATGATTGCTCGCATCGCTCCCATGTTTGCCCGCGCGGCCGACAGCGACATCTGGCACAGCTTCAAGCGGTCGCCCGGCGCCATCATCGCCGCCGTCGTGACGCTGGCCATTCTGCTGGGCGCCCTGTTCGCGCCCATCATCGCGCCGCACAATCCCTTCGACCTGGCTTCCTTGAGCATCATGGACGCCAACACGCCGCCCGCCTGGGAAGAGGGCGGCAGCCCCGACTTCCTGCTGGGCACAGACGACCAGGGCCGCGACATACTTTCCGCCGTGCTGTATGGCTCGCGCGTGTCCTTGCTGGTGGGCTTCGCGTCGGTGTTGTTCTCGATGGTGCTGGGCGTCACGCTGGGCCTCATCAGCGGCTACGCCGGCGGCCGCATCGACAGCTTCATCATGCGTATCGCGGACGTGCAACTGTCGTTTCCCGCCATCCTGGTGGCGCTGCTGATCGACGGCGTGGCGCGCGGCCTGTTGCCACGCGACATGCACGATCAGCTGGCGCTGTATGTGCTGATCTTCGCCATCGGCATTTCCGGCTGGGTGCAGTACGCGCGCACGGTGCGCGGCTCTACGCTGGTCGAGCGCAACAAGGAATACGTGCAGGCGGCCAGGCTGATCGGCATCGGGCCCATCACCATCCTGCGCCGCCACATCCTGCCCAACGTCATGGGGCCGGTGCTGGTCATCGCCACCATCCACCTGGCGATCGCCATCATCACCGAGGCCACGCTGTCGTTCCTGGGCGTGGGCGTGCCGCCGACCGCGCCGTCGCTGGGCACGCTGATCCGCATCGGCAACAGCTACCTGTTCTCGGGCATGTGGTGGATTTCGATTTTCCCCGGCGTGGCCCTGGTGGCGCTGGTGCTATCGGTCAACCTGCTGGGCGACTGGCTGCGCGACGCGCTCAACCCCAAGCTGCGCTGAGGACGTCATGGCCCTGTTGAACATAGAAGACATCCGCATCGAATTCCCCAGCCGCCGCGGCACGCTGGTGGCGGTGGACGGCGTATCGCTGGCCCTGGAAAAGGGCGAGATCCTGGGCGTGGTGGGCGAGTCGGGCGCCGGCAAGTCCACCATCGGCAACGCGGTGATCGGCTTGCTGGAAGCGCCCGGGCGCCTGGCGGGCGGTTCGGTTCTGCTGAACGGTGAACGCATCGACACGCTGACGCCCGCGCAAAAGCGCAAGGTGCGCGGACGCCGCATCGGCATGATCTTCCAGGATCCGCTGACCTCGCTGGACCCGCTGCAAACGGTGGAAAGCCAGTTGGTGGAAACCATGCAGGTCCACCTGAACCTGACACACGCCGAGGCCAAGACGCGCGCGGTGCAATTGCTGGTGCAAGTGGGCATCGACCAGCCGGAACTGCGCGTGAAGCAATACCCCCACCAGTTCTCGGGCGGCATGCGGCAGCGCGTGGTGATTGCGTTGGCGCTGTGCTGCGAGCCCGAAGTCATCATTGCCGACGAACCCACCACCG containing:
- a CDS encoding ABC transporter permease, giving the protein MIARIAPMFARAADSDIWHSFKRSPGAIIAAVVTLAILLGALFAPIIAPHNPFDLASLSIMDANTPPAWEEGGSPDFLLGTDDQGRDILSAVLYGSRVSLLVGFASVLFSMVLGVTLGLISGYAGGRIDSFIMRIADVQLSFPAILVALLIDGVARGLLPRDMHDQLALYVLIFAIGISGWVQYARTVRGSTLVERNKEYVQAARLIGIGPITILRRHILPNVMGPVLVIATIHLAIAIITEATLSFLGVGVPPTAPSLGTLIRIGNSYLFSGMWWISIFPGVALVALVLSVNLLGDWLRDALNPKLR
- a CDS encoding ABC transporter permease, with amino-acid sequence MLSFIAQRLIQSVLVMLTVALIAFSMFRYVGDPIASMVGQDTTPEQRAELRVRLGLDDPFVVQFARFVGNAVQGDFGISYRQRRPVSELLEERMPATLELSFVSAVMALALGIPMGIYTALRRHGVVSKAFMALSLAGISLPTFLIGILLILVFGVQLRWLPSFGRGDVVSLGWWTTGFLTKSGWLALIMPAITLALFQMTLIMRLVRAEMLEVLRADFIKFARARGLPERLINFRHALKNTMVPVITITGLQLGSIIAFAIITETVFQWPGMGLLFIQAISMVDIPVMAAYLVLIAFMFVVINLVVDLLYFAVDPRLRVQSK